The nucleotide sequence GCGTAGCGGTTCACCTGGTAAGTACTGAAAATCTGTTCTGGGAAGAGATGGAACAACTGAAAGAACTGGGTGCAAGCTCAATTCTGGTACTACCAATCGAGAAAATGCTGGGGTAAGACGATGAAAACAGTCGTTTGGCAATCACTGAGTGAAGAGCAGCAGGACTCCGTACTGGAACGTCCTGCGATTACTGAAGGTGCAAATATCACCTCTGCTGTAGAAGGTGTGATTAAGCAAGTAAGAGCAGAGGGCGATGCTGCTCTGCTTGAACTTACCGAGAAGTTTGACGGTATCCGTCCTGAGTCTATCCGTGTTTCTCAGGAAGAAATTGATGCCGCGTCTGAGCGCCTTTCTGACAAAATGAAGCAGGCTCTGGAGCAGGCTTACGAGAACATCGCGACTTTCCACAAAGCGCAGAAGCCACAACCGCTTCGCGTGGAAACTCAGCCGGGTGTGGTTTGTGAGCAGGTTACAAGACCTATCAACACAGTTGGTCTGTACATTCCGGGCGGAAGCGCGCCACTGCCTTCAACGGTACTGATGCTGGGCGTTCCGGCTCAGATTGCAGGCTGTCGTAAGGTTGTGCTTTGTTCACCTCCGCCAATTGCTGATGAAATTCTGTATGTTGCTAAGTTATGTAACATTGATGAAGTGTACAACGTTGGTGGTGGTCAGGCGGTTGCCGCTATGGCTTACGGCACTGAAACCGTGGCTAAAGTGGATAAGATCTTTGGTCCGGGTAACGCATATGTAACTGAAGCTAAGCGTCAGGTAAGCAACGACTTCCGTGGTGCTGCTATCGATATGCCGGCCGGGCCTTCTGAAGTACTGGTGATTGCTGACGAACAGGCAAACCCTGAATTTATCGCCGCTGACCTGCTAAGTCAGGCAGAGCACGGCCCGGACTCACAGGTAGTTCTGGTAACGCCATCTGCTGTGATTGCGGATCAGGTAGCCGATGCGGTGCAAAAGCAGCTTAAAGCGCTTTCCCGCGCATCGATTGCTGAGCAGGCGCTGGGTTCAAGTGTTATTGTTATTGCTGAATCTATTCCTCAGTGTGTCTCTATCTCTAACTACTACGGTCCTGAGCACCTGATTGTTCAGACCCGTAACGCACGCGAACTGCTTCCTGTACTGGATAACGCCGGTTCTATCTTCCTTGGCGACTGGTCTCCGGAATCTGCGGGCGACTACGCTTCAGGTACTAACCACGTTCTGCCGACTTACGGCTACACAAGAACCTACTCAAGCCTTGGCCTTGCTGATTTCTCAAAACGCATGACAGTGCAGGAGCTAAGCGCAGACGGTATCCGTGGTCTGGCACCAACGGTAGTGACCATGGCTGAAGCAGAAGGTCTGGATGCGCACAAACGTGCGGTAACAATTCGTGTAGAAGCGCTGGAAAAAGGAGAGTAAGGCCGTGGAGAAACTTGCAAGGAAACAGGTTCAGAAGCTAACGCCTTACCTTTCGGCTCGTCGTATCGGAGGAAGTGGTGATATCTGGCTGAACGCCAATGAGTCACCTTACGACAACGAGTACAAGACCACATTTTCAGCGCTTAACCGCTACAGTGAATGTCAGCCACCGGAGCTAATCAATGCATATGCTGCATATGCTGGTGTAAAACCGGAGCAAACACTTACTTCCCGTGGTGCGGATGAAGGTATCGAATTGCTTATCCGTGCTTTTTGTGAGCCGGGTGAAGATGCAATTCTGTACTGCCCGCCAACTTACGGTATGTACTCTATCAGCGCAGAAACCATTGGTGTTGAGCGTAAGACAGTGCCGACAACCAGTGACTGGCAGCTGGATC is from Vibrio sp. JC009 and encodes:
- the hisD gene encoding histidinol dehydrogenase — encoded protein: MKTVVWQSLSEEQQDSVLERPAITEGANITSAVEGVIKQVRAEGDAALLELTEKFDGIRPESIRVSQEEIDAASERLSDKMKQALEQAYENIATFHKAQKPQPLRVETQPGVVCEQVTRPINTVGLYIPGGSAPLPSTVLMLGVPAQIAGCRKVVLCSPPPIADEILYVAKLCNIDEVYNVGGGQAVAAMAYGTETVAKVDKIFGPGNAYVTEAKRQVSNDFRGAAIDMPAGPSEVLVIADEQANPEFIAADLLSQAEHGPDSQVVLVTPSAVIADQVADAVQKQLKALSRASIAEQALGSSVIVIAESIPQCVSISNYYGPEHLIVQTRNARELLPVLDNAGSIFLGDWSPESAGDYASGTNHVLPTYGYTRTYSSLGLADFSKRMTVQELSADGIRGLAPTVVTMAEAEGLDAHKRAVTIRVEALEKGE